One region of Clostridiales bacterium genomic DNA includes:
- a CDS encoding FAD-dependent oxidoreductase produces MASYNPGTYEGTGRGYGGKLIVSVTVSENRIESVKVTQHKEYRGIAWGLNTTPIERYPKLIVEYQTLNIPTVDGADLTCAAILDATAAALKAAGASKENIAALKAAPAPKAPEYQDEVRTVDVVVCGAGAGGLAAAIEAKLAGAEVVIVEKQGITGGATARSGGKLLGAGTKWQKKQGLYDNTDMVYDYLMDVGNRNGKFMDESKNRYLVDHLNQTLDWLTSIEATVKGDPAEVLAEPWQPLSKPVEKDGVLKTHFDVLDVEPIHVSLQPWRVHNSPGGGGQTNGEGGEISTPLTLYYENDLGGEIIYDTAMNEILTDEAGVVTGVTCTRKGGAKLTLYARKGVILATGGYARNKEMVARYPVAHYFSNVPHGNVGDGLTAAEKIGALNYEHPAVQVVYTSLTCGIGINDESGLIVNDRGERVVNEWSYQYTVSDAIARSGSNCGWYITSGKEPYGGVQYGYKSAVAGKSKDPCATSIEGLAKKMGCDPATLQATYDRYCELVEKGVDEDFGKPAEFLHPIKGPKFVALRMHPCVTVTFGGLETDVSARVMKPDGSVIPHLYAAGEVAGTGMYGTQYPTCGTSIGSALFYGRIAGRAVTDQALL; encoded by the coding sequence ATGGCTAGTTACAATCCCGGAACCTACGAGGGCACCGGCCGCGGCTACGGCGGTAAGCTCATCGTCAGCGTGACGGTATCGGAAAACCGGATCGAATCCGTAAAAGTGACGCAGCACAAGGAATACCGCGGCATTGCCTGGGGCCTGAACACGACGCCGATAGAGCGCTACCCCAAGCTGATCGTGGAGTACCAGACGCTGAACATCCCCACGGTCGACGGCGCAGATCTGACGTGCGCCGCCATCCTCGACGCGACGGCGGCAGCACTCAAGGCTGCCGGTGCGTCCAAGGAGAACATTGCCGCGCTCAAGGCTGCTCCCGCCCCGAAGGCGCCGGAGTACCAGGATGAAGTGCGCACGGTCGACGTGGTCGTGTGCGGCGCGGGCGCAGGCGGTCTGGCCGCAGCCATTGAGGCGAAGCTGGCCGGCGCGGAAGTCGTCATCGTCGAAAAGCAGGGCATCACCGGCGGCGCCACCGCGAGAAGCGGCGGCAAGCTCCTCGGCGCCGGCACGAAGTGGCAGAAAAAGCAGGGCCTGTACGACAACACGGACATGGTCTACGACTACCTCATGGACGTCGGCAACCGCAACGGCAAGTTCATGGACGAGTCGAAAAACCGCTATCTGGTCGATCACCTCAACCAGACGCTCGACTGGCTCACCTCCATCGAGGCGACCGTGAAGGGCGACCCCGCGGAAGTGCTCGCAGAGCCGTGGCAGCCGCTGTCCAAGCCCGTGGAAAAGGACGGCGTGCTCAAGACGCACTTTGACGTGCTCGATGTCGAACCCATCCACGTCAGCCTGCAGCCGTGGCGCGTGCACAACTCCCCCGGCGGCGGCGGACAGACCAACGGCGAAGGCGGCGAGATCTCCACGCCCCTGACGCTGTACTATGAAAACGACCTCGGCGGCGAGATCATCTACGACACCGCCATGAACGAGATCCTCACGGACGAGGCGGGTGTCGTCACCGGCGTGACGTGCACGCGCAAGGGCGGCGCCAAGCTCACGCTCTACGCAAGAAAGGGCGTCATCCTTGCGACCGGCGGCTATGCCCGCAACAAGGAAATGGTCGCGCGCTACCCCGTCGCACATTACTTCAGCAACGTGCCGCATGGCAACGTCGGCGACGGTCTGACGGCCGCCGAGAAGATCGGCGCGCTCAACTACGAGCATCCCGCCGTGCAGGTCGTGTACACGAGCCTAACCTGCGGCATCGGCATCAACGACGAGTCCGGCCTCATCGTCAACGACCGCGGCGAGCGCGTCGTCAACGAGTGGAGCTATCAGTACACGGTCAGCGACGCCATCGCCCGCTCCGGCAGCAACTGCGGCTGGTACATCACCAGCGGCAAAGAGCCCTACGGCGGCGTGCAGTACGGTTACAAGTCCGCTGTCGCCGGCAAGTCCAAAGATCCCTGCGCCACCTCCATCGAGGGCCTGGCCAAGAAGATGGGCTGCGACCCGGCAACGCTGCAGGCGACCTATGACCGCTACTGCGAGCTGGTCGAAAAGGGTGTCGACGAAGACTTCGGCAAGCCGGCCGAGTTCCTGCACCCGATCAAGGGGCCCAAGTTCGTGGCCCTGCGCATGCACCCGTGCGTAACCGTCACGTTCGGCGGCCTCGAGACGGACGTCTCCGCGCGCGTCATGAAGCCCGACGGCTCCGTGATCCCGCACCTGTACGCCGCGGGCGAAGTTGCCGGCACCGGCATGTACGGCACGCAGTACCCGACCTGCGGCACGTCGATCGGCAGCGCCCTGTTCTATGGACGCATCGCCGGCCGCGCCGTCACCGATCAGGCTTTGCTGTAA
- a CDS encoding flavodoxin has translation MKKAAVIYWSGTGNTEAMANAVLEGMKSAGADAVLLTASDVDGSAVGGYDAVALGCPAMGSEVLEDMEFEPMFDGCKSSLKGKRVALFGSYGWGGGEWMHNWERDCRSSGIQLACDSVICNEAPDDAALAACQALGKALVG, from the coding sequence ATGAAAAAAGCAGCAGTCATCTATTGGAGCGGCACCGGCAACACCGAGGCCATGGCCAACGCCGTGCTCGAGGGCATGAAAAGTGCCGGCGCGGACGCGGTGCTTCTGACCGCCTCCGATGTGGATGGTTCCGCCGTCGGCGGATATGACGCCGTGGCGCTCGGCTGCCCGGCCATGGGCTCTGAAGTTCTGGAGGACATGGAGTTCGAGCCGATGTTCGACGGCTGCAAGTCCAGCCTGAAAGGCAAACGTGTCGCCCTGTTCGGCTCTTACGGCTGGGGCGGCGGCGAGTGGATGCACAACTGGGAGCGCGACTGCCGCAGCTCCGGTATCCAGCTCGCGTGCGACAGCGTGATCTGCAACGAAGCGCCCGATGACGCGGCCCTCGCGGCCTGCCAGGCGCTCGGCAAGGCGCTCGTCGGTTAA
- the radC gene encoding DNA repair protein RadC, whose product MGVHDGHRARMKARFVRNGLDNFDDHSVLELLLFYAVPRRDVNELAHALLDHFGTLDAVFEASCEDMMRVPGVGENVATLLTLIPQVGRRYQMAKRRQQTILRSSEDAGNYLVPLYLYERTEVVYLLCLDAKCGLISCKEVGRGVVNAAEVSVRAIVETALSQKAVSVILSHNHVDAYALPSREDELTTRRIRDALLLVGITLADHIIVCGEDYVSFADSGLL is encoded by the coding sequence ATGGGCGTGCATGACGGCCACCGCGCCCGTATGAAGGCGCGCTTCGTGCGCAATGGGCTCGATAATTTCGATGACCACAGCGTGCTCGAGCTGCTGCTGTTTTACGCCGTGCCGCGGCGCGATGTCAACGAGCTCGCGCACGCGCTGCTGGATCATTTCGGCACGCTCGACGCGGTCTTTGAGGCAAGCTGCGAGGACATGATGCGCGTGCCCGGCGTGGGGGAGAACGTGGCCACGCTCCTCACGCTCATCCCGCAGGTCGGTCGCCGGTACCAGATGGCCAAGCGCCGCCAGCAGACGATCCTGCGCTCGAGCGAGGACGCCGGGAACTATCTCGTGCCGCTGTACCTGTATGAGCGTACGGAGGTCGTCTACCTCCTGTGTCTGGACGCCAAGTGCGGCCTCATCAGCTGTAAGGAGGTCGGCCGCGGCGTGGTCAATGCCGCAGAAGTGTCCGTGCGCGCCATCGTCGAGACGGCCCTGTCGCAGAAGGCGGTGTCCGTCATCCTCAGCCACAACCATGTGGACGCTTATGCGCTGCCGTCGCGCGAGGATGAGCTCACGACGCGCCGCATCCGGGACGCACTTTTGCTCGTAGGAATCACGCTCGCGGATCATATCATCGTCTGCGGCGAGGATTATGTGTCGTTTGCCGACAGCGGCCTGCTCTGA
- a CDS encoding DNA-3-methyladenine glycosylase — translation MDRKLQDREFFRRDVLCVAPDLVGRILVRRLPDGTLLRARITETEAYRGAQDTACHACHGRTKRTEVLYHDGGTIYVYLCYGMHWMLNIVTGHVDEPQAVLIRACADGANGPGKLTRRLQIDKAFNDGDITTCPELWIEDDGRHFALETDTRVGIGYAAPEDQARLWRWKCGAQEDCT, via the coding sequence ATGGATAGGAAACTGCAAGATCGGGAATTTTTCCGGCGCGACGTACTCTGCGTCGCGCCGGACCTGGTTGGGCGCATTCTGGTGCGCCGGCTGCCGGACGGCACGCTGCTGCGTGCGCGCATCACGGAGACGGAAGCCTACCGCGGCGCGCAGGACACGGCCTGTCATGCCTGTCACGGGCGCACAAAGCGCACGGAGGTGCTCTATCACGACGGCGGCACGATCTACGTCTACCTCTGCTACGGCATGCACTGGATGCTCAACATCGTGACCGGGCACGTGGACGAGCCGCAGGCCGTGCTCATCCGCGCGTGCGCAGACGGCGCGAACGGCCCCGGCAAGCTGACCAGGCGACTGCAGATCGACAAGGCGTTCAACGACGGCGATATCACAACCTGCCCGGAACTCTGGATCGAGGACGACGGGCGGCACTTCGCGCTCGAGACCGATACGCGCGTCGGCATCGGCTATGCCGCGCCCGAGGATCAGGCGCGGCTCTGGCGCTGGAAATGCGGCGCACAGGAGGATTGCACATGA
- the tsaD gene encoding tRNA (adenosine(37)-N6)-threonylcarbamoyltransferase complex transferase subunit TsaD: MIILAIESSCDETAVAVVRDGREVLTDQVFSQADLHAIYGGVVPEIASRSHVEVISQLADRALAVTGLTRGDIDAVAVTCAPGLIGALLVGVNFAKSAALALGVPLIPVHHVRGHIAANYIAYPELKPPFVCLAISGGNTLICDVRDYTDLRILGATRDDAAGECFDKTARVLGLPYPGGKPIDDLSKTGDDRKYKLPIGHVDGCPYDMSFSGLKTAVINLAHTAEQKGEPLDKPSLAASFCRAMSESLVPRTMAAVRELGYDKLAVAGGVAANSRIRGDFQAACDAAGIRLFVPPLKLCGDNAAMIGCQAYYEYLRGARAGSELNAWANMEISEVPFYGRA, from the coding sequence ATGATTATTCTTGCGATTGAATCCTCCTGTGACGAGACGGCCGTCGCCGTTGTGCGCGACGGGCGCGAGGTGCTGACCGATCAGGTCTTTTCCCAGGCTGACCTGCACGCCATTTACGGCGGCGTCGTGCCCGAGATCGCCTCGCGCTCGCACGTGGAGGTCATCTCCCAGCTGGCCGACCGCGCGCTGGCAGTGACCGGTCTGACCCGCGGTGACATCGACGCCGTGGCCGTCACCTGCGCGCCGGGGCTCATCGGCGCGCTGCTCGTCGGCGTGAACTTTGCCAAGTCCGCCGCGCTCGCGCTCGGCGTGCCGCTCATCCCGGTGCACCATGTGCGCGGCCACATCGCGGCCAACTACATCGCCTACCCGGAGCTGAAGCCGCCGTTCGTGTGCCTGGCTATTTCGGGCGGCAACACGCTCATCTGCGACGTGCGCGACTATACCGACCTGCGCATCCTCGGCGCCACGCGCGACGATGCGGCCGGCGAGTGTTTTGACAAGACCGCGCGTGTGCTCGGCCTGCCATACCCCGGCGGCAAGCCCATCGACGACCTGTCCAAGACCGGCGACGACCGGAAGTACAAGCTCCCCATCGGCCACGTGGACGGCTGCCCGTATGACATGAGCTTCAGCGGTCTGAAAACGGCCGTCATCAACCTTGCCCACACGGCGGAGCAGAAGGGCGAGCCGCTCGATAAGCCCTCGCTCGCCGCGTCGTTCTGCCGCGCCATGAGCGAGAGCCTCGTGCCGCGCACGATGGCGGCGGTCCGCGAGCTCGGCTATGACAAGCTCGCCGTGGCGGGCGGCGTCGCGGCCAATTCCCGCATCCGCGGAGATTTTCAGGCCGCGTGTGACGCGGCCGGCATCCGCCTGTTCGTCCCGCCGCTGAAGCTCTGCGGCGACAATGCCGCCATGATCGGCTGCCAGGCGTATTATGAGTATCTGCGCGGCGCGCGCGCCGGCAGCGAACTCAACGCCTGGGCCAATATGGAGATCTCCGAGGTGCCGTTTTATGGGCGTGCATGA
- a CDS encoding FAD:protein FMN transferase, whose translation MNHKRLHTRLLALLLCCALVLPLSACGEDKSTTQQIFAMDTVMDLTAYGKKADDGINAAISIINSMDTLLDPENERSKTYEINHAMGGSVVVNEQIAKMLRTAQTVYERSDGALDLTTYPLSKLWGFIDQNYRVPSDAEIERLLPCVDMSKVQLSSTDDSANSLVTMPADMSLSFGAVAKGCASDYAIQAMRAAGVTSGVVSLGGNVQTLGKKPDGSDWNIAVQDPNDTGSYLGYLTVGETAVITSGSYQRFFTEGGQKYHHILSPKTGLPVNNGLLSVTIVCEDGTMADCLSTAMFVLGPQAALNYWRTYGGFEMVLVKSDGHVILTNGLYGKFTPNGDNYVVQYES comes from the coding sequence ATGAACCATAAACGCCTGCATACCCGCCTGCTCGCACTGCTGCTGTGCTGTGCGCTCGTGCTGCCGCTGAGCGCCTGCGGCGAGGACAAAAGCACCACGCAGCAGATCTTTGCCATGGACACCGTCATGGACCTGACCGCCTACGGCAAGAAGGCCGACGACGGCATCAACGCCGCCATCAGCATCATCAACAGCATGGACACGCTGCTCGACCCGGAAAACGAGCGCAGCAAGACCTATGAGATCAACCACGCCATGGGCGGCTCCGTCGTCGTCAACGAGCAGATCGCCAAGATGCTGCGCACGGCGCAGACGGTATACGAGCGCTCGGACGGCGCGCTCGACCTGACGACCTACCCCCTGAGCAAGCTCTGGGGCTTCATCGACCAGAACTACCGCGTGCCGTCGGACGCGGAGATCGAGCGTCTGCTCCCGTGCGTGGACATGAGCAAGGTACAGCTCTCGAGCACGGACGACAGCGCAAACTCGCTCGTGACCATGCCGGCGGACATGTCGCTGAGCTTCGGCGCGGTGGCCAAGGGCTGTGCGTCGGACTATGCCATTCAGGCCATGCGCGCCGCCGGCGTCACGAGCGGCGTGGTGTCCCTCGGCGGCAACGTGCAGACGCTCGGCAAAAAGCCGGACGGCAGCGACTGGAACATCGCCGTGCAGGATCCGAACGACACCGGCAGCTATCTCGGCTACCTCACCGTGGGCGAGACGGCCGTCATCACCTCCGGCAGCTACCAGCGCTTTTTCACCGAGGGCGGGCAGAAATACCACCACATCCTCTCCCCCAAGACCGGGCTGCCGGTGAACAACGGCCTGCTGTCTGTGACGATCGTGTGCGAGGACGGCACCATGGCCGACTGCCTGTCGACCGCGATGTTCGTGCTCGGGCCGCAGGCAGCGCTCAACTACTGGCGCACCTACGGCGGGTTTGAGATGGTGCTCGTCAAGTCCGACGGCCATGTCATCCTCACCAACGGCCTGTACGGAAAATTCACGCCCAACGGCGACAACTATGTCGTCCAGTATGAAAGCTGA
- a CDS encoding HD domain-containing protein: MTIAQILSKMIAASNGNIHDIDHLLRVWAYARTIGELEGLDAETQYLLEVAAITHDIACPLCREKYGNTNGKYQEQEGAVLVRSFLADTGMTEAQIARVAYLVGHHHTLRNIHGPDYQILIEADYIANASENGYSKQSVMHFMDTVMKTASGKCLAASVLGISASNLGCAGR; this comes from the coding sequence ATGACCATCGCACAAATTCTCAGCAAAATGATTGCCGCATCCAATGGCAATATCCACGACATTGACCACCTCCTGCGCGTCTGGGCCTACGCCCGCACGATCGGCGAATTGGAGGGGCTGGACGCGGAGACGCAGTATCTTCTGGAGGTCGCCGCCATCACGCACGACATTGCCTGCCCGCTCTGCCGCGAGAAATACGGCAACACCAACGGAAAATATCAGGAGCAGGAAGGCGCTGTGCTGGTGCGCAGCTTTCTGGCCGACACCGGCATGACGGAGGCGCAGATCGCGCGCGTGGCCTACCTTGTGGGCCATCACCACACGCTGCGGAACATTCACGGCCCGGACTACCAGATCCTCATCGAAGCCGACTACATCGCAAACGCATCCGAAAACGGATACAGCAAGCAGAGCGTCATGCACTTCATGGACACGGTCATGAAAACCGCGAGCGGCAAATGCCTCGCCGCCTCTGTTCTGGGCATTTCCGCAAGTAACCTCGGCTGCGCCGGCCGCTGA
- a CDS encoding DUF3793 family protein: MSEENVVRLCAPTLAGIKTGSLFPCPYENRETLLMEIRQYNQVLVPKGLCLLPLRFTDKSALLYLYRPRDLERDLQDQLAAEILRHAGYVCGSSEQCLMKLIERLRAYDEFPHEIGLFLSYPPEDVKGFIEHHAADFKYAGLWKVYGDEQRARDLFAKYQRCTEIYCQRLHAGSSIAQLAVNVQQRNTAQNERMLPS, encoded by the coding sequence ATGTCGGAGGAAAACGTCGTACGGCTCTGCGCGCCGACACTGGCCGGGATCAAGACCGGCAGCCTGTTCCCCTGTCCGTATGAAAACCGGGAGACTTTGCTCATGGAGATCCGCCAGTATAACCAGGTGCTGGTTCCCAAAGGACTCTGCCTCCTCCCGCTGCGATTCACGGACAAGAGCGCGCTGCTGTATCTGTACCGCCCACGCGATCTGGAGCGGGATCTGCAGGACCAGTTGGCAGCAGAGATCCTGCGGCACGCAGGCTATGTCTGCGGCAGCAGCGAGCAGTGCCTGATGAAGCTCATCGAGCGGCTGCGCGCGTACGACGAATTCCCCCACGAGATCGGCCTGTTTCTGAGCTATCCGCCGGAAGACGTCAAAGGATTCATCGAGCACCACGCGGCTGATTTCAAGTACGCCGGCCTCTGGAAGGTGTACGGCGACGAGCAGCGGGCGCGCGACCTCTTTGCAAAATACCAGCGGTGCACGGAGATTTATTGCCAACGTCTGCACGCTGGCTCGAGCATTGCGCAGCTCGCCGTGAACGTGCAGCAGCGAAATACAGCACAAAATGAAAGGATGTTACCATCATGA
- a CDS encoding alpha/beta hydrolase translates to MRIHEFGTEHEKTVLLLHSACLSWRMFQPAAERLQTQYHLIIPALPAHDPDEKTPYTSVEAIAAELGDWLEQRGISALWGLYGVSMGGAVALRLLADGKVAVRTCVLDAAITPYRAPRWLTRGFSLRNYLVIRFAQRHLALIRRAFPAQRFGQAAVEDVCMILGRMDRRDVWRVFDSCFHYPLPKRLQTAARVSYWYGSKEYFQRALNIRHVRRLLPETAFVAFPDCAHAEFVAGQPEAFAARLAETLELDGSDI, encoded by the coding sequence ATGCGCATACATGAATTCGGAACCGAACACGAAAAGACTGTCCTGCTGCTGCACAGCGCCTGCCTGAGCTGGCGGATGTTCCAGCCGGCGGCAGAGCGGCTGCAGACGCAGTACCATCTCATCATACCGGCGCTGCCGGCGCATGACCCGGACGAAAAGACGCCCTACACGAGCGTGGAGGCCATCGCGGCCGAACTGGGCGACTGGCTGGAGCAGCGGGGCATCAGCGCGCTCTGGGGGCTGTACGGCGTGTCCATGGGCGGTGCGGTCGCGCTGCGGCTGCTGGCAGACGGGAAGGTGGCGGTGCGCACGTGTGTGCTCGACGCGGCCATCACGCCGTACCGCGCGCCGCGGTGGCTGACGCGGGGCTTTTCCCTGCGCAACTATCTCGTCATCCGGTTTGCGCAGCGGCACCTGGCGCTGATCCGCCGGGCGTTTCCGGCGCAGCGCTTCGGTCAGGCGGCGGTGGAGGATGTCTGCATGATCTTGGGGCGGATGGACCGGCGCGATGTCTGGCGCGTGTTTGACTCCTGTTTCCACTATCCGCTGCCGAAGCGCCTGCAAACGGCGGCGCGTGTGTCGTACTGGTATGGGAGCAAGGAATATTTCCAGCGTGCACTGAACATCCGCCATGTGCGCCGCCTGCTGCCGGAGACGGCGTTCGTCGCGTTTCCGGACTGCGCGCACGCGGAGTTTGTCGCCGGGCAGCCGGAAGCTTTTGCCGCGCGGCTGGCCGAGACGCTCGAGCTGGACGGAAGCGATATCTAA
- a CDS encoding AraC family transcriptional regulator, which yields MATAKQNETFADTLATVLHQDAEHTVYRLGGADGEVVQTVYPVFPGIEIVYHDVHATACAMQRTRAPGCLEIHHCREGRIAYPYGDACFFLSPGDLAIVQRSAAAAPARFPTGHYHGITVSIDPARAPDCLSCFLEDVEVRPSALIEKFCADSACFVTRSSQGVAHIFAELYSVPEAIRKGYFKVKILELLLFLSAFPVQAAQPQHSYPQSQVQLAEQIGAYLLENTERRLTVAELSQRFGASATLINSSFRGVYGMSPAAFLRAQKMHGAARLLRQTDRTVLDIAGQFGYDNGSKFAKAFRDVIGVSPNAYRSGIDCDSCAPEAPAV from the coding sequence ATGGCCACAGCAAAACAAAACGAAACTTTCGCGGACACACTGGCGACGGTGCTGCATCAGGATGCCGAGCACACGGTCTATCGTCTCGGCGGCGCCGATGGGGAAGTGGTGCAGACGGTCTACCCGGTTTTCCCGGGCATTGAGATCGTGTATCACGACGTGCACGCCACGGCCTGCGCCATGCAGCGCACACGCGCGCCCGGCTGTCTGGAGATCCACCACTGCCGCGAGGGGCGCATCGCCTACCCGTATGGCGACGCGTGCTTTTTCCTTTCGCCGGGCGATCTGGCGATCGTGCAGCGCTCGGCGGCAGCGGCCCCGGCGCGCTTCCCAACCGGGCACTACCACGGCATCACGGTGTCGATCGACCCGGCACGCGCACCGGACTGCCTGTCGTGCTTTCTCGAGGATGTTGAGGTGCGGCCGAGCGCACTCATCGAAAAATTCTGCGCGGACTCAGCCTGCTTTGTCACGCGCTCGTCACAGGGCGTGGCGCACATTTTTGCCGAGCTCTACTCCGTGCCGGAGGCCATCCGCAAGGGCTATTTCAAAGTCAAGATCCTGGAGCTGCTGCTGTTTTTGAGCGCGTTCCCCGTGCAGGCGGCCCAGCCGCAGCACAGTTACCCCCAGTCGCAGGTGCAGCTCGCCGAGCAGATCGGCGCATATCTGCTCGAGAACACGGAGCGGCGGCTGACGGTCGCGGAGCTCTCGCAGCGCTTCGGCGCCTCGGCCACGCTCATCAACAGCAGCTTTCGCGGCGTGTACGGCATGTCGCCGGCGGCGTTTCTGCGCGCGCAGAAAATGCATGGCGCTGCCCGGCTCCTGCGGCAGACCGACCGCACGGTGCTGGATATTGCCGGCCAGTTTGGGTATGATAACGGCAGCAAGTTCGCCAAAGCGTTCCGGGATGTCATCGGCGTCTCGCCCAACGCCTACCGCAGCGGCATCGACTGCGACAGCTGCGCGCCGGAGGCGCCGGCGGTCTGA
- the recG gene encoding ATP-dependent DNA helicase RecG, producing the protein MTYTPDTPLEALAGIGPKKAQAFQKLGVATLRDLAGLYPRRYEDRTQFRTIADAQPGEAVCIRAAVAAEPRAQYVRSGLTLVKVRIADDTGALDVTYFNQPYRKNNLHAGETYIFYGKVEANGFRKTMTNPVCEQAARCGSVTNCFYPVYPLTTGVTQNDIRKAMTPALHACIGQLQDVIPADIARTYHLAQQDYALQNIHQPADAQALDTARKRLVFEELFVLSTAMARIRSQRRAEGGIRMKAADLETFYRTLPFSPTGAQQRAVAAAVQDMISGVPMSRLVQGDVGSGKTLVAAACIWFAHENDCQSAFMAPTEILTEQHEHTLRTLLEPFGIRVGRLTGAMTARQKREVKEALAGGLLDVVVGTHALISDSVTFFRLGLVITDEQHRFGVEQRAALVRKGEQPHTLVMSATPIPRTLALLVYGDLDVSIIDELPPGRQPVQTVCVDERYRARLNAFIDKLIGEGRQVFVVCPKVEETDDVPSDLKSAEEHAQVLQRTFPQHRVACIHGRMKAKDKDACMAAFAAGETDILVSTTVIEVGVDVPNAALMIIENAERFGLSQLHQLRGRIGRGPFQSYCVLVSDAHTDEARARLKVLCDTADGFQIAEADLRQRGPGDFFGNRQHGLPALHIADLGTNMTAVNDARDAARTVLAADPTLSAPEHAALRAQCARLFAANDGHFN; encoded by the coding sequence ATGACCTACACACCGGACACCCCACTCGAGGCGCTGGCCGGCATCGGGCCGAAAAAAGCGCAGGCATTTCAAAAGCTCGGCGTGGCGACGCTGCGCGATCTGGCGGGATTATACCCCCGCCGGTACGAGGACCGGACGCAGTTTCGCACGATCGCGGACGCACAGCCCGGCGAGGCCGTGTGCATCCGCGCCGCGGTCGCGGCCGAGCCGCGCGCGCAGTATGTCCGCAGCGGGCTCACGCTCGTCAAGGTGCGCATCGCGGACGACACCGGCGCGCTGGACGTGACCTACTTCAACCAGCCCTACCGCAAAAACAATCTGCACGCGGGCGAAACGTACATTTTCTACGGCAAGGTGGAAGCCAACGGCTTTCGCAAGACGATGACGAACCCCGTCTGCGAGCAGGCGGCGCGCTGCGGCAGCGTGACCAACTGCTTTTACCCGGTCTACCCGCTGACGACCGGCGTGACGCAAAACGACATCCGCAAGGCCATGACGCCCGCGCTGCACGCCTGCATCGGGCAGCTGCAGGACGTGATCCCGGCGGACATTGCGCGCACCTATCACCTCGCACAGCAGGACTATGCCCTGCAGAACATCCACCAGCCGGCCGATGCGCAGGCGCTCGACACAGCGCGCAAGCGGCTGGTGTTCGAGGAGCTGTTCGTGCTCTCGACCGCCATGGCGCGCATCCGCTCGCAGCGGCGCGCCGAGGGCGGCATCCGTATGAAAGCCGCCGACCTCGAGACATTTTACCGCACGCTCCCCTTCTCGCCCACCGGGGCGCAGCAGCGCGCCGTCGCCGCCGCCGTGCAGGATATGATCTCCGGCGTGCCGATGAGCCGCCTCGTGCAGGGCGACGTCGGCTCGGGCAAGACGCTCGTCGCCGCGGCGTGCATCTGGTTTGCGCACGAAAACGACTGCCAGAGCGCCTTCATGGCGCCGACGGAGATCCTCACCGAGCAGCATGAACACACGCTGCGTACACTGCTCGAGCCGTTCGGCATCCGCGTCGGCCGGCTGACGGGCGCAATGACCGCGCGGCAGAAGCGTGAAGTAAAAGAGGCGCTCGCCGGCGGCCTGCTCGACGTCGTCGTCGGCACACACGCGCTCATCAGCGACTCGGTGACGTTTTTCCGTCTCGGTCTCGTCATCACGGACGAGCAGCACCGCTTCGGCGTCGAGCAGCGCGCCGCGCTTGTGCGCAAGGGCGAGCAGCCGCACACGCTCGTCATGAGCGCGACGCCCATCCCGCGCACACTGGCACTGCTGGTGTACGGCGATCTGGACGTGTCGATCATCGACGAGCTGCCGCCCGGCCGCCAGCCGGTGCAGACCGTGTGCGTGGACGAGCGCTACCGCGCGCGGCTCAACGCCTTCATCGACAAGCTCATCGGCGAGGGGCGGCAGGTGTTCGTCGTCTGCCCGAAGGTGGAGGAGACAGACGACGTTCCGTCCGATCTCAAGTCCGCCGAAGAGCACGCGCAGGTGCTGCAGCGGACGTTTCCGCAGCACCGCGTGGCCTGCATCCACGGCCGCATGAAGGCCAAAGACAAGGACGCCTGCATGGCCGCCTTCGCCGCCGGAGAGACGGACATTCTCGTCTCGACGACGGTCATTGAGGTCGGCGTGGACGTGCCGAACGCGGCGCTCATGATCATCGAAAACGCCGAGCGCTTCGGCCTCTCGCAGCTGCACCAGCTGCGCGGGCGCATCGGGCGTGGGCCGTTTCAGTCATACTGCGTGCTCGTGTCGGACGCGCACACGGACGAAGCGCGCGCGCGCCTGAAGGTGCTGTGCGACACGGCCGACGGCTTTCAGATCGCGGAGGCCGACCTGCGCCAGCGCGGCCCGGGCGACTTCTTCGGCAACCGGCAGCACGGTCTGCCGGCGCTGCACATTGCCGACCTCGGCACGAACATGACCGCCGTCAACGACGCGCGCGACGCGGCCCGCACGGTGCTCGCCGCCGACCCGACGCTCTCCGCGCCCGAGCACGCGGCGCTGCGCGCCCAGTGCGCACGGCTCTTCGCCGCCAACGACGGGCATTTTAACTGA